The genome window GCTCACCAAGACGAACACGCGGCTGCCGCTCACCGAGCCGCGCGCCCCGCTGTCCGCGGCCGGCCGCTGGGTGGACGACGAGCTGCTCGCCAACGGCGTCTACCGCGGCGTCTGCGCGGTCGGGACCGTGCTGCCGGGCATCATCCCGCCGTTCAGCCGACTCGCGCAGAGGCTCACCGGCAACCGGGACTTCACCGACCACTCGCCGCGCGTGTTCGTGACCAACCGCAGCGTGCGGTTCCGCGAGATGGAGTACGCGATCCCGCGGGAGGCGGTGCCGGGCGCGCTCGCCGAGGTGAAGGCGCTGATCGAGCGGAAGGGCTGGCGGATCTCCTTCCCGATCGAGGTGCGCTCGGCCGCGGCCGACGAGAACTGGCTGTCGACCGCGCACGGCCGGGAGACCGGCTACATCGCCGTCCACCGCTACTACCGGGAGGACCCGACGGCGTACTTCACGGCGGTCGAGGAGATCATGCGGTCCCACGACGGCCGCCCGCACTGGGGCAAGATCCACTACCGCGATGCCGCGTCGCTGCGCGAGGCGTACCCCCGCTTCGACGCTTTCCTCGCGATACGCGACCGCCTCGACCCCGACCGCCGCTTCGAGAACGCCTACCTTCGCAGAGTCCTCGGCCCCTAGGCACCTGCCGAGTACGCGAATCGTCTGCGTACTCGGCGGTTTCCGGCTGAATATTCGCGTACTCGGCGGTTGCTAGGGGGTGCGGCGCTGGAGGGTGAGGGCGCCGACGACGACGGCGGCGACGGCGAAGGCGCCGATGATGAGGAGCTGGCCGCCGATGTAGGCCGCGTCGTGCGAGTTCGTCGAGACCGCGTTGAGCGCGTCCACGGCGTGCGAGAGCGGGAGCCAGTCGCTGATCTGCCGGAGGCCGTCCGGCAGCTGGTCGCGCGGGATGAAGATCCCGCCGAGCAGGATCTGCGGGAACACGATCAGCGGCATGAACTGCACGACCTGGAACTCGGTGCGCGCGAACGCGCTGGCGAACAGGCCGAGCGTGCTGCCCAGCACTGCGTCGGTGACGGCGACGGCCACCATCAGCCAGACGTCGCCCTTGATCTCCAGGCCGCACACCCACACCGCGTAGCCGACCGCGACCAGCGCCTGGATCACGGCGAGCAGCCCGAACGCCAGGGTGTAGCCGAGGATGAAGTCGCCGCGGCCGAGCGGCATCGAGAGCAGCCGCTCGAGCGTCCCCGTGCGGCGCTCCCGGAGGGTGGTGATGCTGGTCACCAGGAACATCACGATGAACGGGAACAGCGCCAGGATCGCCGGCCCGATGGTGGCGAAGACCGGCGTGTTCGTGAAGATCCAGGCCACCAGGCCGATCAGCAGTGCCGGCACGGCGATGAGCAGGACGACGGTGCGCGGGTCGTGCCGGATCTGCGTGAGCACGCGGGCGGTGGTGGCGAGGGTGCGGGTGGGGTTCATCGGGCGTCCTCCCCGTTCTCGGTCCCGTCGGCGTCCTCCACGCCTTCGGCCAGCGCATGGCGCGGATGGTGCCGCCGCAGCAGCGTCAGGAACGCCCCCTCGGCGTCGGCGGCGCCCGTCTCTGCCAGCAGCTCCTCCGGCGTGGTGTCCGCGAGGATCGCACCCTCGCGCATCAGCAGCAGCCGGTCGCAGCGGGTCGCCTCGTCCATGACATGGCTGGAGATCAGGAGGCTCGTCCCGCCGTCGGCCAGCCGGTGGAACAGCCCCCACAGCTCGACGCGCAGCAACGGGTCCAGGCCGACCGTCGGCTCGTCGAGCACGAGCAGGTCGGGGGAGCCGAGCAGCGCCGCAGCGAGCGAGACCCGGCTGCGCTGGCCTCCGGAGAGCGTGGACACGAGCTGCCCCGCGTTGGGGCCGAGGTCGGTCGCTTCGATGGCACGGTCGACATCCGCCTTGCCCGCGCCGAGCACGGCGCGGAAGTACGCGAGGTTCTGCCGCACCGTCAGGTCGTCGTACACGCT of Leifsonia shinshuensis contains these proteins:
- a CDS encoding ABC transporter permease; protein product: MNPTRTLATTARVLTQIRHDPRTVVLLIAVPALLIGLVAWIFTNTPVFATIGPAILALFPFIVMFLVTSITTLRERRTGTLERLLSMPLGRGDFILGYTLAFGLLAVIQALVAVGYAVWVCGLEIKGDVWLMVAVAVTDAVLGSTLGLFASAFARTEFQVVQFMPLIVFPQILLGGIFIPRDQLPDGLRQISDWLPLSHAVDALNAVSTNSHDAAYIGGQLLIIGAFAVAAVVVGALTLQRRTP
- a CDS encoding ABC transporter ATP-binding protein, with translation MMNSSRPAPGDLVEDAAVVIDGLRVKRGRTTVLDGLDLHIPRGQVVGLLGPSGCGKTTLMRSIVGVQRVAGGRVEVLGQPAGSVALRHRVGYVTQAASVYDDLTVRQNLAYFRAVLGAGKADVDRAIEATDLGPNAGQLVSTLSGGQRSRVSLAAALLGSPDLLVLDEPTVGLDPLLRVELWGLFHRLADGGTSLLISSHVMDEATRCDRLLLMREGAILADTTPEELLAETGAADAEGAFLTLLRRHHPRHALAEGVEDADGTENGEDAR